A part of Candidatus Bathyarchaeota archaeon genomic DNA contains:
- a CDS encoding CTP synthase produces MVKYIFITGGVLSSVGKGIVTSSAGKMLQTRGVKVTAIKVDPYVNVDAGTMNPYMHGEVYVTDDGGETDLDLGWYERFLDLNLTMNNNVTTGMVYQTVIKKERRGDYLGHCVQIVPHVTDEIKRRIRNVAKKSKVDVVLTECGGTVGDIEGLPFLEAIRQMRLEEGYENTLYIHVALVPLLDVTGEMKTKPLQHSVNELRRIGIQPDTIVARSRRMIDAEARRKIALFGTIPENAVFCSYNVQSIYEVPLILDEQGMGDFIQDRLHIPEQKPKWNKWKEFVNAILKPRYEIKIVLVGKYTGLADSYVSMNEAFRHAGAEFQISVSVDHIEAEKFKKHPEKLVTLKNYDGVFIPYGFGPRGAEGKIAAIQFARENNIPFLGICYGFQLAVVEFARHVCGLDANSTEINSSTAFPVIYLMPEQHGVDIKGATMRLGAHKIIVHKETLAYSLYKSEEIYERHRHRYEVNPEHRPTLEKHGLVFSGRSVDGRRMEILELTKKFFFFASQFHGEFKSRPAKPDPEYYGFVKACLDKKLGRAKVEF; encoded by the coding sequence ATGGTAAAATACATTTTCATTACTGGCGGCGTGCTTTCTTCCGTAGGTAAAGGCATTGTCACATCCTCGGCCGGGAAGATGCTGCAAACCAGAGGCGTCAAAGTCACAGCTATTAAGGTTGATCCATACGTGAACGTTGATGCAGGCACCATGAATCCATATATGCACGGCGAAGTCTACGTCACAGATGATGGGGGAGAAACCGACCTCGATTTAGGCTGGTACGAAAGATTCTTAGACTTAAACCTGACCATGAACAACAATGTTACAACAGGTATGGTTTATCAGACAGTGATTAAGAAAGAACGAAGAGGTGATTATCTTGGTCATTGCGTCCAAATAGTCCCCCACGTTACAGATGAAATTAAACGACGAATTCGAAATGTAGCCAAAAAGTCTAAGGTAGATGTTGTGTTAACTGAGTGCGGCGGCACTGTAGGCGACATAGAAGGCTTACCATTTCTCGAAGCCATAAGGCAGATGCGCCTCGAAGAAGGATATGAAAACACTCTTTACATTCACGTGGCGTTGGTTCCACTACTTGACGTTACAGGAGAGATGAAAACCAAACCGTTACAGCATAGTGTAAACGAACTCCGCCGCATCGGTATACAACCAGACACGATCGTGGCGCGGTCAAGAAGAATGATCGACGCCGAAGCAAGGCGAAAAATCGCTCTTTTCGGAACTATACCCGAAAACGCTGTTTTCTGCTCTTATAACGTTCAATCCATCTACGAGGTTCCGCTGATATTAGATGAGCAAGGGATGGGTGATTTCATACAAGACCGTTTACATATCCCCGAGCAGAAACCTAAATGGAACAAATGGAAAGAATTCGTCAACGCCATTTTGAAACCACGTTATGAAATCAAAATTGTGTTAGTTGGCAAATATACCGGTTTAGCAGATAGCTATGTAAGCATGAATGAAGCGTTTAGACATGCTGGTGCAGAATTTCAAATCAGCGTATCGGTGGACCATATAGAAGCAGAGAAGTTCAAAAAACACCCAGAAAAGCTTGTGACACTCAAAAATTATGATGGCGTATTCATCCCCTACGGCTTCGGTCCAAGAGGTGCTGAAGGTAAAATCGCTGCCATCCAGTTTGCAAGAGAAAACAACATACCATTTTTAGGAATATGCTACGGTTTCCAACTGGCAGTGGTGGAATTTGCTAGACATGTATGTGGACTCGATGCAAATAGTACCGAAATCAATTCATCCACGGCTTTCCCTGTGATTTACCTCATGCCAGAGCAGCATGGAGTAGATATAAAGGGAGCCACAATGCGGCTTGGCGCTCACAAAATAATTGTTCACAAAGAAACCTTAGCTTACTCTTTATACAAATCTGAAGAGATTTACGAACGCCACCGCCACAGATACGAGGTCAACCCAGAACATAGACCCACCTTGGAGAAACATGGCTTAGTCTTTTCAGGCAGAAGTGTTGACGGTAGAAGAATGGAAATCTTGGAACTGACAAAAAAATTCTTCTTTTTTGCGTCTCAATTTCATGGAGAATTCAAAAGTCGTCCCGCTAAACCCGAT
- a CDS encoding zinc-binding dehydrogenase produces the protein MSGEKMKAAMLYGIKDLRVEDVERPQIGAGEVLVKIETATTCGTDLKIFQRGYVEKVITLPTIFGHEWAGIVVEIGEGVTWPKEGMRIRAGNSAPCLRCKMCQKGRYNLCEDMLWLWGAYAEYIRVPARTILVNTQEIPPHVTYEEAAITEPLACVLHGAEEAGIKLGDTVAIIGAGPIGLLHLLTAKKLGTERIIISDLLEERLEFARKLGASETINAKTEDTVDRVKQLTNGHGADVVVEAIGLPATWEQALKMVCKGGTVLEFGGCLPGTEIRMSTELLHYGEVTVRGAFHATPIHFKKALNLIASGTLNVKPLITRRMPLEEIRKAFWGLATSKADVKISIIP, from the coding sequence ATGAGCGGTGAGAAAATGAAAGCAGCGATGCTGTATGGCATAAAGGATCTTCGAGTCGAAGATGTCGAAAGGCCGCAGATAGGCGCTGGAGAAGTTCTAGTCAAGATTGAAACCGCAACAACTTGCGGTACAGATTTGAAGATTTTTCAGAGAGGATACGTGGAGAAAGTAATTACGTTGCCGACAATTTTTGGGCATGAATGGGCTGGCATTGTTGTAGAGATTGGTGAAGGTGTAACCTGGCCTAAGGAGGGCATGCGGATTCGAGCGGGAAACAGTGCTCCTTGTCTGCGGTGTAAGATGTGCCAGAAGGGAAGATATAACTTGTGCGAAGATATGCTTTGGCTCTGGGGTGCCTACGCCGAATATATTCGAGTTCCAGCTCGCACAATTTTGGTCAATACGCAGGAAATTCCCCCCCACGTCACTTATGAAGAAGCTGCAATAACCGAGCCTTTGGCTTGTGTTCTCCATGGCGCTGAAGAAGCCGGTATAAAGCTTGGCGACACTGTAGCGATAATTGGCGCAGGACCAATCGGTCTTCTCCATCTGCTTACTGCTAAGAAACTCGGTACAGAAAGGATAATCATAAGCGATTTGCTCGAAGAAAGACTTGAGTTTGCCAGAAAACTTGGAGCAAGCGAAACAATAAACGCCAAAACTGAAGATACTGTGGACAGAGTCAAGCAACTAACAAACGGTCACGGCGCAGATGTAGTAGTAGAAGCTATAGGTTTGCCCGCTACGTGGGAGCAAGCATTGAAAATGGTGTGTAAAGGCGGTACCGTGCTTGAATTTGGCGGTTGCCTACCTGGAACCGAAATTAGGATGAGTACTGAGTTGTTGCATTATGGAGAAGTAACTGTGAGGGGCGCCTTCCACGCAACCCCTATACATTTTAAGAAAGCGTTGAACCTTATAGCGTCTGGAACATTAAATGTAAAGCCGCTCATCACTAGGCGAATGCCATTGGAAGAAATTCGAAAAGCATTTTGGGGTCTCGCCACGTCAAAAGCTGACGTAAAAATTTCTATAATTCCCTGA
- a CDS encoding zinc-dependent dehydrogenase, whose translation MKAITYYSLDNILIEDTSIPKIGAQEALVEMKACGVCGSDLMEWYLKTRVPLVLGHEPSGVIAKVGSKVEGFEVGDRVFTHHHVACLTCHYCRRGAYTLCEQFAKTHLDPGGFAEYYKVPAPNLQVDTVKIPHELSFEEATLIEPVGCCIRALNKCGIQASDSAVVVGAGPSGIIFAMLLRIFGASQVIATDFVDYRLKAAKRLGADLTVNPEAESLMDVVKKATDGHGADVVVVTAPNVNAYLAGIELCRKGGTLCIFAPTQPEDFMRLSLNKLFFSEIKLVPSYSTSHIETRIALKLIQTKRINAKKLITHRFPLSKTAEAFQIAARSKECIKVVVLNER comes from the coding sequence ATGAAAGCCATCACGTACTACAGCCTCGACAACATACTAATCGAAGACACATCCATACCCAAAATTGGCGCCCAAGAAGCTCTAGTAGAGATGAAGGCATGCGGAGTATGCGGCTCCGACTTGATGGAATGGTACCTAAAAACACGTGTACCCCTAGTGCTCGGACACGAGCCATCAGGCGTAATAGCTAAAGTTGGCAGCAAGGTAGAAGGATTCGAGGTAGGTGACAGAGTTTTCACCCACCACCATGTCGCATGTTTAACCTGCCACTACTGCAGACGCGGAGCTTACACCTTATGTGAACAGTTCGCTAAAACTCATCTGGACCCAGGTGGCTTCGCGGAATACTACAAAGTCCCAGCGCCAAACCTTCAAGTAGACACGGTAAAAATCCCCCACGAACTCTCCTTCGAAGAAGCAACCCTCATCGAACCAGTAGGATGTTGCATACGCGCCCTAAATAAATGTGGCATCCAAGCGTCAGATTCGGCTGTAGTTGTGGGAGCTGGACCTTCAGGAATCATTTTTGCGATGCTCCTGCGAATTTTCGGTGCAAGCCAAGTTATAGCTACGGATTTTGTCGATTATAGACTGAAGGCAGCTAAGCGTTTAGGTGCAGATTTAACGGTTAACCCGGAAGCCGAAAGCCTTATGGATGTAGTCAAGAAAGCGACTGACGGACATGGCGCAGATGTAGTAGTTGTCACTGCACCTAACGTCAATGCCTATCTTGCCGGGATAGAACTGTGCCGCAAAGGAGGAACGCTATGCATTTTTGCCCCCACACAGCCAGAAGATTTTATGCGGTTAAGTCTGAACAAACTGTTCTTCTCCGAAATTAAGCTGGTGCCATCTTACTCAACATCACACATAGAGACCAGAATTGCCCTAAAACTCATTCAAACAAAAAGAATCAACGCAAAAAAGCTAATAACACACAGATTTCCGTTAAGCAAAACCGCAGAGGCGTTTCAAATAGCAGCAAGAAGCAAAGAATGCATAAAAGTTGTGGTGTTAAATGAGCGGTGA
- a CDS encoding 2-oxo acid dehydrogenase subunit E2, which produces MVTKIVMPRLSLTMKTGSVIQWFKKEGEAVQKGEPVVEVLSEKVTYDVEALESGVLRKILAEEGVEVPVGATLAFIAAPDEKLPDVEAVAETPQPKFVEEAVAKKQTETAVVRERVLASPAAKRMAREYDVNLTQVQGTGPEGRIVEEDVKRFIEEKTEPMPRIKEIVPLTGIRKTTAERVASSFQTAPHSFIIMDVDMTEAVKLREKTQASYTAILVYAVARALRGQPMVNSTLMEGKIQVYDDINIGIAVSTEKGLVVPVMRNADKKQLAQISSELGKLAEKAREGRMSKEQLTGGTFTVTNLGMYGVNTFLPIINPPEAAILAAGCTMEKPVVANKGITVKPVMTLTLAYDHRIIDGAPASIFLRKVKEIIEMGN; this is translated from the coding sequence TTGGTTACAAAAATCGTCATGCCCCGCCTTAGCCTAACAATGAAAACTGGCAGTGTAATCCAATGGTTCAAAAAGGAAGGTGAAGCAGTCCAGAAAGGCGAGCCCGTGGTTGAGGTGCTTTCCGAAAAAGTCACATACGACGTTGAAGCACTGGAAAGCGGAGTCCTTCGAAAAATCTTAGCTGAGGAAGGCGTTGAAGTACCTGTGGGCGCTACACTAGCCTTCATAGCAGCACCTGACGAAAAATTGCCAGATGTGGAAGCTGTAGCAGAGACTCCGCAACCTAAATTTGTCGAAGAGGCGGTGGCAAAGAAGCAAACAGAGACTGCCGTAGTCAGAGAACGTGTTTTGGCATCACCTGCAGCAAAAAGAATGGCAAGAGAATACGATGTCAATTTGACACAAGTACAAGGTACTGGTCCAGAAGGAAGGATTGTAGAAGAAGATGTTAAACGTTTCATAGAAGAGAAAACCGAGCCAATGCCACGGATAAAAGAGATAGTTCCTTTAACAGGTATTAGGAAAACTACTGCAGAGCGTGTTGCTTCCAGTTTTCAAACTGCACCTCACAGCTTCATTATTATGGATGTTGATATGACGGAAGCTGTAAAACTACGAGAAAAGACTCAAGCTTCTTACACAGCGATACTGGTTTATGCAGTAGCAAGGGCTTTACGTGGACAGCCAATGGTAAACTCCACGCTGATGGAAGGAAAAATTCAGGTTTATGACGACATCAATATAGGTATAGCTGTTTCCACTGAGAAAGGGTTAGTTGTTCCAGTTATGCGGAATGCGGATAAAAAACAGCTTGCCCAAATATCTTCCGAGTTAGGAAAATTGGCTGAGAAAGCAAGAGAAGGTAGGATGTCAAAGGAACAATTAACTGGTGGAACCTTCACAGTGACAAATCTTGGGATGTATGGTGTGAACACTTTCTTGCCAATAATCAACCCTCCTGAAGCTGCAATACTTGCAGCTGGTTGTACGATGGAGAAACCGGTTGTCGCAAATAAGGGGATTACAGTCAAGCCCGTAATGACACTTACGCTTGCATATGACCACCGAATAATAGACGGTGCACCTGCATCAATATTTTTGAGAAAAGTAAAAGAGATAATTGAAATGGGAAATTGA
- a CDS encoding alpha-ketoacid dehydrogenase subunit beta, whose product MREITYRDSLREALLEEMQRDKTVFLLGEDIGRYWEGAFKVTKDLAKEFGDERVRDTPISESAIIGAAVGAAITGMRPVAEIMFGDLTTLAMDQIANQAAKIRYMFGGQAKVPLVIRTPFGGGVNIAAHHSQSLEAWFMHVPGLFVAVPSTPYDAKGLLKTAIRGDNPVVFCEHKLLYPTKGLIPEEDYTIPFGTADIKREGEDVTVVATMFMVHKALEAAKTLEKEGLSVEVVDPRTLVPLDKEVIISSVKKTGRLVVVSEDCKTAGVTAEIAAVVAEEAIDYLDAPIKRVAEPDTPIPFSPPLEKYVIPDEKTIIKAVKKIAKKE is encoded by the coding sequence ATGCGAGAGATAACTTACAGAGATTCACTTCGCGAAGCATTGTTGGAAGAGATGCAACGAGACAAAACAGTGTTTCTGTTGGGTGAGGATATAGGACGCTATTGGGAGGGCGCTTTCAAGGTGACTAAAGATTTAGCAAAAGAGTTCGGAGACGAACGTGTCAGAGACACTCCAATCAGCGAATCTGCTATAATAGGCGCTGCAGTAGGCGCCGCAATAACTGGCATGCGTCCCGTTGCAGAGATAATGTTCGGCGATTTAACAACCCTTGCCATGGACCAGATAGCTAACCAAGCGGCCAAGATCCGCTACATGTTTGGTGGACAAGCAAAAGTGCCACTAGTCATTAGAACTCCTTTCGGCGGAGGCGTCAACATTGCAGCTCATCACTCCCAAAGTCTTGAAGCGTGGTTTATGCATGTGCCAGGACTGTTTGTCGCAGTTCCCTCAACGCCTTACGACGCGAAAGGACTGTTAAAGACAGCGATAAGAGGCGACAACCCGGTAGTGTTTTGCGAGCACAAGCTTCTCTATCCAACCAAAGGCTTGATACCTGAAGAGGATTATACAATCCCGTTCGGCACTGCCGATATTAAAAGAGAAGGGGAAGACGTAACAGTAGTTGCTACCATGTTTATGGTTCACAAAGCTTTGGAGGCAGCAAAAACGCTTGAGAAAGAGGGGTTAAGTGTAGAGGTTGTTGATCCGCGGACGCTTGTTCCTTTAGACAAAGAAGTCATAATAAGCTCGGTGAAAAAAACGGGACGCTTAGTTGTTGTAAGCGAAGACTGCAAAACTGCTGGGGTGACCGCGGAGATTGCAGCTGTGGTGGCCGAGGAAGCGATAGACTATCTTGATGCACCAATAAAACGAGTAGCTGAGCCAGACACGCCAATTCCCTTCAGTCCACCACTAGAAAAATATGTTATACCCGACGAAAAGACCATAATAAAAGCTGTAAAAAAAATCGCCAAAAAGGAATGA
- the pdhA gene encoding pyruvate dehydrogenase (acetyl-transferring) E1 component subunit alpha: MIELYRKMLEIRFFEEKVFELYGENLVPGTIHLYAGEEAVAVGVCANLRKDDYVVSTHRGHGHCIAKGARLDRIMAEILGKKTGYCKGKGGSMHIADFSIGILGATAVVGAGIPIATGAGLSIKLRGTDQVTAGFFGDGASNQGTFHEGVNMAAIWKLPVLFICENNLYAMGTRQTQVMLIKDIAKRAAAYGIPGVSVDGNDVIAVYEAAQEAVRRGRYGDGPTLIECKTYRHKGHSRFDPAAYRQKEEVEEWLKKDPIRRLKQRLLENGDVSAAEAKQIEKEVSEVVEAAVKFAINSPFPAPEEALEDVYA; encoded by the coding sequence ATGATTGAACTGTACCGTAAAATGTTAGAAATCAGGTTTTTTGAAGAAAAAGTCTTCGAGTTGTACGGAGAGAACCTCGTGCCCGGCACTATCCACCTCTATGCAGGAGAGGAAGCTGTAGCCGTTGGCGTATGTGCGAACCTGCGAAAAGATGATTATGTCGTAAGTACCCATCGAGGCCATGGACACTGTATAGCGAAAGGCGCTAGACTGGATAGGATTATGGCTGAGATTTTGGGGAAAAAAACTGGGTATTGCAAGGGAAAGGGCGGTTCTATGCACATAGCAGATTTTAGCATAGGCATTTTAGGAGCAACCGCAGTAGTAGGCGCAGGAATTCCAATAGCTACTGGGGCGGGGCTTTCCATAAAGCTAAGGGGCACGGACCAAGTAACTGCAGGCTTCTTCGGCGATGGCGCCTCAAACCAAGGAACCTTCCATGAAGGCGTTAACATGGCGGCTATTTGGAAACTTCCTGTTTTATTCATATGCGAAAACAACCTCTACGCCATGGGAACTCGCCAAACCCAAGTCATGCTTATAAAGGATATTGCAAAAAGAGCCGCTGCGTATGGAATTCCCGGCGTCTCGGTAGACGGAAACGACGTTATAGCAGTTTACGAAGCTGCACAGGAAGCAGTTAGAAGGGGAAGATATGGTGATGGCCCTACGCTAATAGAATGTAAAACATATAGACATAAAGGGCATTCCCGCTTTGATCCCGCAGCCTACAGACAGAAAGAAGAAGTTGAAGAGTGGCTTAAGAAGGACCCGATTCGTAGATTGAAGCAGCGGCTTCTGGAAAATGGGGATGTTTCAGCTGCAGAGGCAAAGCAGATAGAAAAGGAAGTGTCTGAAGTTGTGGAAGCTGCTGTCAAGTTCGCCATCAATAGCCCCTTTCCAGCACCCGAAGAAGCTTTAGAAGATGTCTATGCATAG
- a CDS encoding CBS domain-containing protein: MAGIVIVRDVMTKEVKVVRPDTLVKEVVATMNKFNIGSIVVVQSNRPVGIITERDILRRIVEPCLAPEALRAREVMSSPVITIRDMASIDEAANIMARKRIKRLLVTDNERLVGILTFTDIVTQVPNMLGILEELVRPQHRSY, translated from the coding sequence ATGGCTGGAATAGTTATTGTTAGAGACGTAATGACAAAAGAAGTAAAAGTTGTCAGACCTGACACGCTTGTTAAAGAGGTTGTAGCTACAATGAACAAGTTTAACATAGGCTCTATTGTTGTCGTGCAGAGCAACCGCCCAGTGGGCATAATTACTGAACGCGACATTCTTCGAAGGATTGTCGAACCGTGCTTAGCGCCAGAAGCTTTGCGTGCTAGGGAAGTTATGAGTAGCCCCGTAATAACTATTCGCGACATGGCTAGCATCGATGAAGCCGCGAATATTATGGCGAGGAAAAGAATTAAAAGGCTTCTTGTTACGGATAACGAGAGACTTGTTGGAATACTCACATTCACTGATATAGTAACACAAGTGCCCAATATGCTAGGGATCCTAGAGGAGCTTGTAAGACCCCAGCACCGTTCATACTAG
- a CDS encoding ribose 1,5-bisphosphate isomerase: MLKANEKVNEIARDMKRMKIRGAGKIARSAAEALLITAQQSTAKKSSTLVKELEVSAKLLLNTRPTAVSLPNSIRYIMFRVREAQKREVELEDLRQIVLKTATDFIQNSMKAVKRIGEIGARRVEDGDLIVTHCNSAVVTAVLKTAFSQGKHFKVFVCETRPRFQGRITAKALSDIGIPTSLIVDGAAHFFMAKMDKAIVGADAVAANGAVVNKIGTSMVALAAHESRVLFFVAAETYKFSPETMLGQLVKIEERNSSEVISEKELKKMPNVTVRNPSFDVTPPEHIDLIITERGIIPPQAAIMIIKEEFGSITADELMEYQTYRLADENEL; the protein is encoded by the coding sequence ATGCTAAAAGCTAATGAGAAAGTCAATGAAATCGCTCGCGACATGAAAAGAATGAAAATACGTGGCGCAGGAAAAATTGCAAGGTCCGCTGCTGAAGCGCTACTTATAACAGCTCAACAGTCTACAGCTAAGAAATCTTCAACTTTGGTTAAGGAACTTGAGGTTTCAGCAAAACTCCTTCTAAACACGCGACCAACAGCAGTATCACTACCGAATAGCATACGCTACATTATGTTTAGAGTTAGGGAAGCTCAAAAAAGAGAGGTAGAATTGGAAGACTTACGACAAATTGTTCTGAAGACTGCGACGGATTTCATTCAAAATTCAATGAAAGCCGTGAAACGCATTGGTGAAATCGGTGCTAGGCGAGTAGAGGATGGCGATTTAATCGTGACCCACTGCAACAGCGCTGTAGTCACGGCGGTGCTTAAAACAGCCTTTAGTCAAGGCAAGCACTTCAAAGTTTTTGTATGTGAAACGAGACCTCGCTTTCAAGGAAGAATAACTGCTAAAGCGTTGAGTGACATTGGAATACCTACCTCGTTAATTGTTGACGGAGCGGCTCACTTTTTTATGGCAAAAATGGACAAGGCGATTGTTGGAGCTGATGCAGTAGCCGCTAATGGTGCTGTTGTAAACAAGATCGGAACTTCGATGGTGGCTTTGGCTGCACACGAATCAAGAGTTCTATTCTTTGTTGCTGCAGAAACCTACAAGTTCAGTCCAGAAACTATGCTGGGGCAGCTTGTGAAGATAGAAGAGCGTAATTCTTCAGAAGTTATATCAGAAAAGGAACTTAAAAAAATGCCAAATGTCACAGTGCGGAATCCTTCATTTGACGTGACCCCTCCAGAACATATTGACCTTATCATTACGGAAAGAGGAATCATACCGCCTCAAGCAGCCATTATGATAATCAAGGAAGAGTTCGGTTCTATAACAGCTGACGAGTTGATGGAGTACCAAACATACCGGTTGGCAGATGAGAACGAACTTTGA
- a CDS encoding acetoacetate--CoA ligase: MRAPLWTPSNARMKEANITRFISFVNKKHSLKIDSYDQLYRWSIESVFDFWAAMWDFGEMKASRRYERVVDDLNKFLGARWFVGAKLNFAENLLRYRDNHIAFVFKGETKKSTRMTYAELYDSVACLAKSLREIGVAIGDRVAAYMSNLMETAIAMLAVTSIGAIWSSCGTELGPKAVLDRFGQIEPKVLFTTDGYYYKGKKFSVLLNAAEVTKGISSLKKTVVIPYTEEKPDISSISNSVLFNEFISQGDQREIQFEQLPFDHPAYIMFSSGTTGKPKCMVQGAGGVLINHLKELILHTDLRHNDKIFYITTPSWMMWNWLLSSLAVGATIVLYDGNPIYPDWRTMWRLVQDERITIFGCSASYINYLKNMDVRPAETFDLSSLREMSQTGSPLSAEGFEYVYHEIKEDLHFNSIAGGTDINGCFAAGTPIQPVYAGELQGPALGMNVKAYDENGNHVVDQQAELVCKAPAPSMPLFFWNDVNYDKYRDAYFNVYPNVWRHGDWILIHSDTGGITFLGRSDFTLKPSGVRIGPSEIYNVVERFSGIADSLVIGQDWKGDQRIILFVKLALRTSQLTEDLKNEVRRALREEASPRHVPAIIVRAPDIPYTFNMKKVESAVSNIANGRPVTNRDALVNPETLDFYEKFFLSFKKNSATLDG, from the coding sequence ATGAGAGCACCACTTTGGACCCCTTCCAACGCACGCATGAAAGAGGCTAACATAACACGGTTTATCAGTTTTGTCAATAAAAAACACAGTCTTAAAATCGATTCCTATGATCAATTGTATAGATGGTCGATAGAAAGTGTATTTGATTTCTGGGCAGCCATGTGGGATTTTGGGGAGATGAAGGCTTCTCGAAGATATGAGCGAGTAGTGGATGACTTGAACAAGTTCCTTGGCGCAAGGTGGTTTGTCGGCGCGAAATTAAATTTTGCCGAGAATCTTCTAAGATATAGAGATAATCATATAGCTTTCGTATTCAAAGGGGAAACCAAGAAATCAACCAGAATGACCTATGCAGAACTATACGATTCTGTAGCATGTTTGGCAAAATCACTACGCGAAATAGGTGTTGCCATTGGGGACCGCGTGGCTGCGTATATGTCTAACCTCATGGAAACCGCCATCGCGATGCTTGCGGTTACAAGTATAGGTGCTATCTGGTCTTCTTGTGGTACTGAACTGGGTCCAAAAGCAGTCCTTGACCGTTTTGGCCAAATCGAGCCCAAAGTTTTGTTCACTACTGATGGATACTACTACAAGGGGAAGAAGTTCAGCGTTTTGTTGAATGCTGCGGAAGTCACAAAAGGAATATCCTCACTAAAGAAAACCGTTGTAATTCCTTATACTGAAGAAAAACCTGATATTAGTTCTATTTCCAACTCTGTGCTTTTCAATGAATTTATATCTCAAGGTGACCAACGAGAGATTCAATTTGAACAGCTGCCTTTTGATCACCCTGCATATATTATGTTTTCCTCGGGCACAACAGGTAAGCCAAAGTGTATGGTTCAAGGAGCCGGCGGCGTTCTTATCAACCATCTAAAAGAACTAATACTTCATACTGATCTAAGACACAATGATAAGATATTCTACATAACAACCCCCAGTTGGATGATGTGGAATTGGTTACTAAGCTCTTTGGCTGTAGGAGCCACCATAGTGTTATACGATGGCAATCCCATCTACCCAGATTGGCGCACTATGTGGCGATTAGTTCAAGATGAAAGAATAACCATATTTGGTTGCAGTGCGAGTTATATCAATTACCTCAAAAACATGGACGTTAGACCAGCTGAGACTTTTGATTTGTCATCATTACGAGAGATGTCTCAAACTGGTTCACCTCTTTCAGCTGAGGGATTTGAATATGTTTACCATGAGATCAAAGAAGACTTGCACTTTAATTCTATTGCGGGAGGCACAGATATTAATGGTTGTTTTGCTGCTGGGACTCCAATCCAGCCTGTATATGCTGGTGAACTACAGGGTCCAGCTTTAGGAATGAACGTGAAAGCATATGATGAAAATGGTAATCACGTAGTTGATCAACAAGCAGAACTTGTTTGTAAAGCTCCCGCTCCATCAATGCCACTTTTTTTCTGGAACGACGTCAATTACGACAAGTATAGAGATGCCTACTTCAATGTTTATCCAAATGTTTGGCGACATGGTGATTGGATTCTGATCCATAGCGATACCGGTGGAATAACTTTCTTAGGTCGCTCTGATTTCACCTTAAAACCATCTGGAGTGCGCATAGGGCCATCTGAAATATATAATGTTGTGGAAAGATTCAGCGGAATTGCTGACAGCCTAGTTATAGGGCAAGATTGGAAAGGAGATCAACGCATTATCCTCTTTGTTAAACTCGCGTTGAGAACCTCTCAATTGACAGAGGATCTGAAAAATGAGGTAAGAAGAGCCTTGCGCGAAGAGGCGTCTCCTAGACATGTTCCAGCCATAATTGTTAGAGCACCCGATATTCCGTACACTTTCAACATGAAGAAAGTTGAGAGTGCTGTCTCAAATATAGCAAATGGTAGGCCAGTCACCAATAGAGACGCGTTAGTTAATCCGGAAACGCTAGATTTCTATGAAAAATTCTTTCTGAGCTTCAAAAAGAATAGTGCAACATTAGATGGTTAA
- a CDS encoding biotin/lipoyl-binding protein — translation MTEYNLFIDKKPCKVKLPDLGKETTFEVEIDGKSIWVELSEDICYGKPFFINVGGKPYRVELNSDGVGTSITVKVDGVSYSAQMKNKSQVISQAFRLNLPAVEKKIVETQTLDKRVISACMPGKVVLLRVKTGDRVYVGDVLLVLESMKMENEIVSQVSGIVKEVKVSEGAAVTLGEILVTISES, via the coding sequence TTGACCGAATACAATCTTTTTATCGACAAAAAACCATGCAAGGTCAAATTGCCAGATTTAGGAAAGGAAACCACCTTTGAAGTGGAGATTGACGGCAAGTCAATCTGGGTGGAACTTTCAGAGGACATCTGTTACGGTAAACCTTTTTTCATAAATGTTGGTGGAAAGCCGTACAGAGTGGAATTAAATAGTGATGGCGTAGGTACGTCTATTACTGTTAAGGTTGATGGCGTCTCTTACTCAGCGCAGATGAAAAACAAGAGCCAAGTTATTTCGCAAGCATTTAGACTCAATTTGCCTGCAGTTGAAAAGAAAATTGTTGAAACTCAGACCTTGGATAAGAGGGTTATATCCGCCTGCATGCCTGGAAAGGTTGTTCTACTCAGAGTTAAGACAGGAGACCGAGTGTATGTGGGAGACGTTTTGCTTGTTTTGGAGTCTATGAAAATGGAAAATGAAATTGTTTCGCAAGTGAGCGGAATTGTTAAAGAGGTTAAGGTTTCTGAAGGCGCAGCTGTAACCCTAGGGGAAATCTTGGTCACAATTAGTGAATCCTAA